The Silene latifolia isolate original U9 population chromosome Y, ASM4854445v1, whole genome shotgun sequence sequence GATCTTATGCTTGGTCCAAAGGCTACAAGCATCTTGTAGGGGTGCCTCTAGCTAAGTTTTCGACTCTGATGTTCCTCGCAAAAGAAAATCAAGTACTCATCTTTTTTAATTTACTTTTCAATGAGTATGTCACACTAGGTCAGTTGTTAGGTACATTTAATGCAGTATGTGCGTCGCGACGAAATGTCCCatgtttttatttgatttttgtatgCTGGACATGGGGTGACTTGTGCACGGATGATAAAGTAAGGCCGCCTGTGTTGGTACTTATTATAGTTTTGTTTGTCGAAGGTTTGATTGCGGCGTTCATGTCCTCAAGTGGTTAGAAGCTGGCCGCAACCGAGGTCTGCAGGACAAAAGCAACTTCAAGGCGTTGGCTGGATTTAGGAAGGACGTCGCGCTCAAATTGTTACGTTGGCAGGAGAACAATCGTAAGGTATTcaaaataaatctcatttttcaTTATGTCTTTATTGTTAGTTTTAACTGATCACATCTGTACAAGTGCAAGGTTTACATTGTTTTCTTTTCTCATGTGTGATATGTAGGCTTACTAAAAGTCATGGGAGCGGCTTTGCGTTTGGCAGGATTGTGGCTGACATGTAGGCTTAGTAAACGTCATGTACATCttatggactttgtgatggtgTAATTGGGGTTTTGTTGCATTGTATTAACTACCTTTACGTTATTTGTGTATCTGGTTTTCTAAGTACAAGGCGTCTTTTGAAACGCCTTTGGTTCATGCTGTTTTCATTTGTGGCATCCCGTTGGATATGGAATCATGATAGCTTTGACCGTTTGTAATGGAAGGGCATCTACTTTTTGTGGATAATATGTAGGATATGCATCCCATACCGTCTGTCTGTGTTTAGACAAATGGTGGTGTCTATGTGGCAATGGGCTAGGATTCGGGCAACCTCTTTAATTACTAAGTATGTTGATCATGTATAACATGTGCACCAATCGTGTTAATACTCACGCTCATCATGTATAACATGTGCATCAATCATGTTAACATGTTTACCAAACATGTTAATAACCACAACATCAATTGTGATACCATACCAATACTATATTCTTTAACAACCCACcaacaacctttttttttttttaaaagacgCCTTGTACAATATCATTTGTGACTATTGAAATCAATCGTGTCTAATGAAATCATCAGGTAATAGATAATTAGATGTCATACAATattaggattttgtctatgtaactTGAGTTCGCGAATCTTTGTTTATTAATATGTTACGCTGCGTTTTTTCACAATTAATACTAATGTGTACGATTTTCATGAAAAACATGTGCAACAGTCGTGTTAATAGTCACGCTTTTTGTGAAGAAATCTGAAAGCTTACTTTTTACCATTTCACATATCAAAAAATGAGCAGATTCATTAGCTCTTTAATATCTAGAACGCAAGCCTTCCATAAACTTTCACTTGTATATGATATAACAAGTGTTTCCTtccgacaaaaaaaaaaaagtgtttccATTCACAATTCTGACAGATACACTTTCAGCCTTGCCAGATGCACATATAATCCATGTGGATACGCTATTATGTTGTGCTATAAAACAAAtgctataaaaaaaaaaaaaaaaaatcaaaaaaaaaaaaaaaaaaaaaaaaaaaaaagttcaaaaATCCCATATAGCAGAGCAAAAATGAAGTCTCAATTCCTCCCGCCATTATTCATTATATTTGGGTATGTGTTCCGCATCTCTTTTCCGTTGTTCATTCCCAAACGAACAAATGCTATAAAACATTAACGGTTACAAATTTGATTAGATACAACAATCGATCTAAACATATTCAATCTGACAAATCATTAATACAAAGATGAATCGAAAAGGCAACATCATTAGCAAAGAATGTATCATCCGCAATTGTCATCACCGTAAAAACAACTCAATTCCACGAGTCAAAGGATAGACCAGAGGCTAAAGAGGCGTTTTAAGACTCCTCGTAGGCATCGGATATTCGATCAAGAGGATACATAGATACTGTCAATCATCTACCACCGAAATATTAAACAGATGAAAGGAAACTATTTCACTTTGATCAAATTAATAAGCGTACTGTATCATGGAATCATACTCTCCCAGGACAATTCCGACTATCATGGAATCCTAACTCTCCGCAAGCATTGCATTTCCTGGCCGCTTTCTTCTGTTCTTTTGTAGCTTTTTCCCTTTGGGACATCATTCTTTTTCCAGACCCTTTTGTTTTTGACTCAGACAGAGGTAAGACAACCACTTCCTTTGGTATTTTTGTTCCTAAGAGCATCTCAAGTTCCCTATTCTTCTTTCTCAGCCTATCACCCGtggtactactactactacattCCGACGTACTGGTTTGTGCGTTTATCTTATCTTTAAAATCTTTCAAAATTCCCAAAATTCGTCAACATACTCGCTTTTTGTTCAAATGCGTCACACACGAGAACACCTCGGACCATAAGGTACCAATTTTGTGCCGTCTAACATCTAATGAGTTACAATCTTCAATTAAAGTATGTGGCACATTACTACAAATCGGCCGACATGTTGCCAATTTGCTCCACCGACTTAATCTTACTGTTCGAACACTCATCAAGGCCTTGTTCTTTCAACACGTAAAGCGCATGACGGCACAAAATTCCATGTCTCTCGAACTTTTTACAGTGCGATTCACTTTCATTTCGTCAGAGATAAAGATAACATTTAAACCTTGTCTTTTTCACGATCAATAATGGGGATGTCACACGGTAGTAACCCCTAATATTTTAACACCACAGGTGAAACAGTGACCACCCACTCGTTTTTAAATTCGAAAACATCACCGGGGTGTAGAACTCGAAGCGTGTTTTTCCAAAGGGTGAGGCGTCTCTAGATCGGGAAGGAGTTTTTGATTCGGCTATTAATTTAGATTGTTTCCATCGCTGAGCATCCATAGCACTCTCATACCTCATAAGAAACTCAACCAAAGTTAAGTGTGGGTTCATGAAATTTCCGAAAAGCTATTCTCGGACTCGGACACGGACGTGGTTCTCATTAGTCCACCCATAAATAAATCCCCGAAATAGGTCGGGATCCAAAAGCCCTTTTGTCAAACATGGTATCTAACCATTCATTGCCGGTCAGCCCGTATGAAGATATAACTGAGCACCACCGTTCCTCAAACTCAGACGGTTCGATATCTTCTGCCCAAACACAGGAGCACAACTCTTTCATGAAGTTAGTTTCCCGATATAGCGTAGTTCCGATCTTGTCTCGGCAGCTttttcatgatatgccacatgcaatatctcaGTGCTGAGTTTTGTCCCCAACACTGTTTTAACCCCCCGATCTTATGCCCCTATCCTGATCAGTAATTATGCATACAGGATACTTATTGCTCATTGCACTTAGAAAATTCTGAAACAACCATACGAAATCCTCATCAGTCTCTTTCCTTATAAGTCCTGCTCCAAATGACACGCATTTTTTGTGATGATCAACCCCCGTGAAAGGGGCAAATATCATTTTATACGTGTTCATATTAAACGTCGTGTCAAAAGACGTCATATCACCAAAAAGACTGTAATTCTTTATAGCTATAGGGTCAAACCAACAAACCCTAGATAGTCGACCACGATCGTCAACATCAAAATCAAAGTAGTACGAACTACACATGGCTTTTTTGTGCATGAAATTTTCAATCATCATTTGCGCGTCATaccctttaataaattttttcaCATCCCTCCAAAAATTTTTGAAGTCCTCAAGTGATGCCCCGACATTTTGATACCCTTTCACGTATTCTTTGAACATTCTAAAGCTTTGCACAGGCCCTTTATTCACCTTAGAATTCTCAACAATCATGGATTTATGTATAAGGGTTAACTCTCGGGACTCAGTCAAATGCACCACGGTGTTTGGTGTTGAGAGGAGATGGGTATGTCCTTCATGAAAGTCAACAATAACATATTGACCTTTTTCATTTCTACGGAAAAAAATTTTTGCATTACATAAAATTCTAGTTCTTTGTCTCTTTTTTACCTTCCCTCTAGGCTTACTTTCTCCAGCTTTACTGCACACACAGTACTTAGTCATGACAACCCCATCCACGTTTCGTTGTGTCGACTTTCGCATTTTAAAACCAGAGTTAGTAGCATAAGCCTTATAGAAATCTAGCCCATCATCTAGTTTATCAAAGATCATACCCAAAACAGGCTTCAATTCTGGCGCACATACGGGTATTCTTTCCTTCGGGTTTGTCTCAATGATTGGTGAGCCTGCATCTATGCACGCTACACAGTAGAACAATAAGGGTATAAGCAGCAAGCTCAAATAACTAATGCACAACAAATATAATGTTCAGGTACGCTAATTTAGTCAAAAGCACGAAATCAATTAGAAAACAAAAAAACCACAGAAATTATCTCAGAAAGTTGTGCCTGATCGCTGAAATTTCGTATTTTTCATTACTGACTACTTAACGTAGACGTCAAGATACATCAATCATGTCTTATAATCTTGTCACAGGCAGAAAGTCAAATGTTTATTATGACACGAATCGGTATATCCCTTAATTATAATTCTAGATACGCTGCTGACAAAACACAAACGCATCAACTATACTAATATACATGTCTTTCATAAACGTTGGTCTATAAAGGGCGGTTTCGTTCTTCTACCAGGCACGTTTTCCATATAAGGCATATACATCAATTATACTAATATTCATGATATTGAAACACACGGAATACTGTATAGCGTGCATAAGAAATTTGATCAGCAAGTGTAATAATCAACTCTAAAACAAACTGCATATCATATACACTAACCAGACCGGTAAGATAACTGTTCATATCCATCAGACTCATCAATTCATAATATCAATCAGGCTAACGATACACGTGCAGCAATCGTAATAATTTGTCTTCATATGTTTAAATTAGTATGAATACGCATCAAAATGATCAATAAATACATCAATCAGACGATTTTATTGCAACGATTAATATAAAAGACTTATCTCATCTGATTTTCAGATGTACATACCTAGATGAGACGGTGATCGACGATATCATTGCTAGCACCGAACAATCGCATCAGTATGTTCCCCCAAATCGCTAGAACCCTCAACATCCATAATTTTCTACGATTAAAATAATTCTGGGATGCCAATCGAAATCACAAAATCGATTGTTAATGCATCAATCACACCAAAACAACCAGAAAAGTATTATATCAGTACATCAATTAGATGATCAACGCGATTGATTACGATCAATTTAGTCGATTTTGGCGGCTATAGTCTGTGTGTTTTTCGCGGAATTTCTTGTGTTTTCGCGGAAAATATTTGATTAGATTTGGGGGAAAATTTTGGaaagtagagagagaaagagatttTGTTGATTTTTTGGTCAAACAGTCGTGTTTAGCTGTGTGCTAGCTTTTGTCGAAATCACGCGTGATGTTTTTGATTAAATTACTATtgtaggtcgttctcaccgtttgcaccgagtgatcgttctcaccggatcccgcctctatatatatatatatatatatatatatatagaaattgcatcaagtgagtctaggtatcttaggtgagtctagTATTTTAATCTCATCCATTAGATCTACTCCTAATCAACTACCGAGATTAAATCTCGAAAATTATAACAAACCTATAAAAGCTAAGAATTCAAACCTCCCCTCATAATTCAGCtttcactttctctctcctccGTCTCTTTCCTCGCTTTCTATCTATCTCTCTAAGTCAAAATAATCCTCTGAATCAAGCAAACAAACCCTAGGTTCCTGTTTTTTACTCGCTTTTATCAATTCATTCACAAATCAATCAAATTCGTCTGTTTTCCAGGTTCTCGTTGCTACAATGGATACAGATTCTACCGACATTAACATGCAAACAGGTAATTTCCATAATCCTTTCGTTTTCAGTTTTCCTTTTCGCGATTTCATCTGGATTCTATGTCGCTGATCATTCGctattgtaatttcattattccgttgCTTTTCAGTTTTTTAGGTTAATTGATTTTATGTTTACTTCAATTTTAATGACATCCGTTCACTTCTACTTCAATTTTACGGTGTCCTTTCCTTTGATTATTCTCGTATTTGCTTTTCTCTTAAATATTAGGTGaaatatccttgtatttgttgtttttccTATCGAATTTTCATATTTGCGTTCTCCTCCTCGTTCGCGTTACAATCGCAGTTCCTTTATCGTCACATTCCGTCAATTTTGATTATATTTGTCTTTATTCTGTTGCTTTTCAGTtttttaggttaatcgattttatgtttgcttcaattttaatgaaatccgttcacttctacttcaatttacggtctcctttcctttgattatactcgtagttgcttttgtcttaaatattaggtcaaatatccttgtatttgttgATTTTCTCGTTCAAATTCggtcaaatttcattatatttgtCCTATTTTCCTGTCTTGTATATTCCTGTTCCCCTGTCTGTATATTCCTGTTCTGCTGTCAATGCTTACAGGCTCAGCTTGTTACAATttcaatgttactgtaacacaaTCACACATATTCATTTTCCATTGCATATATAACATATGTTGTACCACTTCTGGACGTCCTCTTGTTCTGCTGTTACTTCAATGTACTTTAGTTTCTTGTTCTAAATTGTAGTCCAGCCTCTTCGCATATTCCTGTTCTCCCGTCCATCCTTATGTCACTACATTGTCATAGTACTAGTAttactgtaacaatgttactCTTTGTAATACCACCGTTGTATTTCAGGTCACTAATACTCATATTTTCCTTTTTGTATTACAGACTCAAGTACTGTCACTCAACCCCATTCTACGCCAATTGTCCAAGAGCAACCCAATCCTTAACCAAATAATCAGCTTGTTCTGTCTCACACGCCTAATGGAGGTGAGCGATGGATGCGTGTGGTTGAGCACAAGTTTAGACCTACCATTGGTGCAGTTTTCGCCTCCCTTGAGGCTGGAATCAAGTTCTACGAGGTTTATGCTCGGGCATGTGGATTTACCCCTCGGAAGCACAGTACGAAAACACTACGAGGTGGTGTTGCACACCAAAAATTCGTAGTCTGCAACCGTCAAGGGTTCAGGGAATCTAAACCGAAACAAAGGCCCCGTAACCAAGGATGATGAGAATATGGGTGATGGTTCGTCCACAGCTAGTACAGTTACACGGCGAGTTAAAATCACAAGAATTGGATGCCGAGCGTACGTCAGATTTGCCCTTCTACATGGCCTTGATGGCCCAGCTATGATTGACGAGTTTTCTGAAGTCCACAATCATCGTCTCACCTCTGTCTGTAATAGAGATCTCGATAAGATTTCACGATCCCTTGATATGTTCCAGAAGACGCTTATCTTGGACAACTCCAAGTTGAATATTGGCGCTGGATTGACCTTTAGATAGGTTAAGGAACTTGTCAATGGGTATGAAAATATCGGTGCTAcattgatagattttaagaactttcaaagAGATATCAAGTGCTACATTGAGTTAAGAGATGCTGACCTTTTCATCGATCGACTCGAGAAACTCAAAGCGACCCAACCCCAGTTCTACTTCGCCTATGATGTTGATCTGCAAAACCGTCTAACAAAGTTCTTTTGGGCTGATGCGACATGTATTAGAAACTACTCATTCTTTGGGGATGCTGTGAGCTTCGACCCTACTTAAGGAACcaacaagtatgatatggtttttacaccattcaCAGGTGTTAATCACCACAGAAAGTCGGTGTTGTTTGCCGGTTGTCTCCTATTACACGAGGATGACATCTCCTTCCAATGGACCTTTCAGCATTTCTTGACTGCCATGGGACAAAAAGAGCCGCAGTTCATGATCACGGATCAATGCCCTGGCATAAAGAAGGTAATAGTGtgacaatgttactgtaacagacTTACTTAAATTTATTGTACCACAACTTTCTGACTCCAACTACCACTGTTCCATCTCTTCCTCTTTTACAAGGTTATTCgataacaatgttactgtaactaAATTACTAACATATAATTTACTCACTTGCTCTTTCCCTATCACTGGTCAATATCACGTTCCGACTTGCTGTTTCATTATGACTGGCATACAACAGGCTTTCCCTTATGTTTTCAAGACAGCTAGTCATcgttattgtatgtggcatattacaCAAAAGATCACGGACAAAGTTGGTTCAGCACTCTGCAGAGACACAGACTTCCTTGCTCGCTTCAACGCTGTTGTTTGGGACCCTGATATGGAGCCGTCGGAGTTCGAAGAGAAGTGGCAGAAGGTCATTTCAGATTTCCAGCTGGAagataatgattggttgactacaaTGTTCGACGACAGACACCATTGGATTCCTTCCTACCATCGTGACCTTGCCTTGGGCtgctatagatacctcatttctgcacctctcgcaaaccacccggtgatgattgggccgcatgtttggtacgcggaacgatttgtgacaattcgtaatattatcgtcaagtgatcgctcaaacatttatatctacctcttagttatcatctacgtgccgatacggtcgttttgacagtaattagagtacatttggagtccgggcctaaaacgtcttcattttctgataaccgttaaatcccgagtcagaatgttctggaatgttccggatatttctattccatatttcataaattttatcttttggtaaacaatttcccgtaatattcacataagatattaaggaaaaccgaattatttccgtcctaccataactcaaacacagaaatctttcttccgcagaggaaaccccttgggaaacAGACGCaggtctgcgcctcttccaagagacgcagcttcttctgcgcctcttcccagagccctttctgcgtatttctcgtatatttttcatatctttccgagattcacttccaaagagtctccgaaaccctaattcctccacgtgattagtataaataggagccttcgctcctcatatttctcacgcgagtgtccgcccttctcttctccctttgcattctagactttgttcttactttttggcgtctacgtgcttgaacattcgaccacgtaagctcgaatccttctgagtaccaacctcgtttgaatgaccgaccaatttgaccaactccacaatcaatcaacttaattaatttaattgttttcctcttacgagggcactttctttacattcgcgtcgagcatcactaatcgatatcttagttcatctcgtttcgtcaacatgtaagtctgagggtgtaaatccttcttttatttattattgttatttacttttgtaccattaatgtaaggtttatgtcgaaaatatcattaaaaccgatttctaaaaccacgctttaaaacctctttttacggatttccagtagataaccgtcgagaaaggacgcagcaactgctgcgcctcttcgaaggagcgcagttcctgctgcgcctcttcgtgaggctgccgcagttcctgcttcctttcttattcgttcgtcctctgtaattcgtcgtgtctatttgtttcgtttgtttgttaattcttcatcgcaATAGCACATtagtttcacatgtatattataatcatcatcattaatatgttttattcatcataaatccgacttaaatcccttataatctcatatttgcgggttttcgtcattaaattcaatccgggttgtaggaattcaatttgttcatattgagtttctggaattcgacctttgatatattttcatttgtCTATTAtgttattcgtcattaatttgtcatcaattcatcTTGTTTAGCCTATttctttcactcctgtaattaatcaatcattcgtccatgtaattaattcgtttatattccgtcttatccatgttttattgttttatgacccctcaatcacatgtaaataacctattaaccactttcatccgagtaaataaattaatccaatcattaaatttaccaacgagtattaacaacacgcaattccgacTTCACAAATTTAGAATTGGTCGAGAACAGACGCAACATCTGTCCgcgctattccaaaggacgcacttCTTTACTTTAttcggttgaattctgtccctgaactccgttttctgctttgacttagttaattagtctacgtataattgactattaatcgtattatcaccttctgatctgttcgttaattctttcttttattctttttctcaaattatccgttttaaaggtatttccgacataaatcgcctaatccattgtaatcattgtaattctcattattgtaatttataattattatgtttcttttattgcttgtatgttttcacatgtaattgagcattaaatcctacttcgacccaattgattgttaaattaattgttcaccgacttagtattaattctcacatgttaggattaaaacttggatattgcattgcatgcatacaatcgacgatttatcaagtacgaataacttccctaatcattagtagaggtcgctatcaaggcgggtgggattaggtgttcgatcaaaagagcttcctaatacgtaccctcaccccttactccagatatctgtgaacacccgtgttcattggcatccacgagagtcattctagacatagaatgctaagggtaacgattgcttagtgttcatgtctctactttgtgtcttgacatgacacgaggtattcgaacggttccaatttcccataaaaattggtggcgactccatacaaaaatgcaaacacttgtttctcttttcctcccaagcgccccgtgggccccgctgtccacgctttggcgactcactggggataatacacttacgtgtagcaagggtgaaacttgaacaaggttagggaatagtttgtacaagacaattgtcggttttcataactcggtcttcctagaccgttttattcggccttcctaggcccaacctaacccattcgaccaatcgtcccgtctaaacggtcctaattcttatttgggcctaagaatggatagcgattgacgtcatccataccatgatgcttactcttgtttgtatcaagagccttcactacttgaggaaatggactagaatcggccttactcttgtttggcacgagcctcccACCacgacttcgggtttgatggttcggtatggcaacccaccctttaaaccaaaacccttttaaatgcactcagcatcccgttataatgcttgtataaatgtttgtaccttacgtgatcaccacttctaaacaaaaccatgacgatttttcaaaaaatcaaaacccattttcaaacaaaatttcgaaataggctttcaattagcgcaaaatccggtcaaaactctgtccgtttgtcgtgtcaaaattcgtgccacaagcccatttcaaaacctcacttcgattccactcctacaactacactatagttgactaggacacacattttcaaaaaccttgtctttcttcaaagctcactcaacacaagtggcacacacccacttcacgagtcaaaacatttctttcttttagcgagtgtgttagaatggtcgatcgtgttttgattcatcgccgatctcttatccagttttcaagatgcctggatccagcgaaacaaatctccaccaacttcaagatggtaatgatcgaatcctagccgcgctagcccaaatgcaagtcacccaagaccaagtctatgaccgccttgagctcattgagggccgtatctatgccgtagagggaaggttgcctcctcatgaaagtgaagtactaggtgactgataatgaatccaaggatgaaaatcctctcatggggatgactgtagctgagaaaagactccaatacttagaggagcaattgatgtaccttaaggggggatgacatttatagggagaacaatcgcaagtatgaggccgtcaattccaaattgccaaccaacttcaatatgacggatatccctaagttcaaggggcatgagaaccctttgaaccacatccgtgccttcaaggattacatgtctatcaaaggcatcaaacccgagatgttcttaaggatctttcct is a genomic window containing:
- the LOC141627623 gene encoding protein FAR1-RELATED SEQUENCE 5-like, whose protein sequence is MDVEGSSDLGEHTDAIVRYLTGLVSVYDMQFVLELIITLADQISYARYTVFPCIDAGSPIIETNPKERIPVCAPELKPVLGMIFDKLDDGLDFYKAYATNSGFKMRKSTQRNVDGVVMTKYCVCSKAGESKPRGKVKKRQRTRILCNAKIFFRRNEKGQYVIVDFHEGHTHLLSTPNTVVHLTESRELTLIHKSMIVENSKVNKGPVQSFRMFKEYVKGYQNVGASLEDFKNFWRDVKKFIKGYDAQMMIENFMHKKAMCSSYYFDFDVDDRGRLSRVCWFDPIAIKNYSLFGDMTSFDTTFNMNTYKMIFAPFTGVDHHKKCVSFGAGLIRKETDEDFVWLFQNFLSAMSNKYPVCIITDQDRGIRSGG